From one Caldichromatium japonicum genomic stretch:
- the glgA gene encoding glycogen synthase GlgA → MVKKSTGARDQITQNPAKDPQTVQAADDASAPSQSRKTSTRKGEGTKRRTDPQGVELPAEPAALTPVVFRADASATPEPPADETPQATGLTESAQIEVEALASEVETTAPPNPPETSGSLEAAAPETAVSDALPAEAETEAMAEPPPPADSPPAPDPQPVLPPVWRPALFIIHVTPELASVAKVGGLGDMVFGLTRELAIRGNHVEIILPKYASLRYDQIYGLQEIYRDLWVPWYEGAIHCTVYFGFVHGRKCFFIEPHSQDNFFNRPSIYGYHDDVMRYAFFSRAAIEFMWKTNKHPDIIHCHDWQTALVPVYLYEQYQALGMTHPRVCLTIHNFAHQGLVGPELLRATGLHRPERFFSHTQLGDHRYPNTLNILKGGIVYSNFVTTVSPRYAFESKDMGQGFGLEPVLHTHHIKYGGVVNGVDYDIWNPEIDHHIPVQYGIDTLDRKYDNKRALRHRLLLADNEKAIVAFIGRLDPQKGLELVRHAIFYTLERGAQFVLLGSSPDGRINTDFWGLKRMLNDSPDCHLEIGFDEDLSHLIYAGADMILVPSRFEPCGLTQLIAMRYGTIPIVRAVGGLADTVFDKDYSSRPLHERNGYVFNDYDNPGLESALGRAIACYRDYPEHFRELMKNAMRWDYSWNRPGQDYLNIYDYIRES, encoded by the coding sequence ATGGTCAAGAAATCCACTGGCGCTAGAGACCAGATAACCCAGAATCCGGCAAAGGACCCTCAGACCGTCCAAGCGGCGGATGATGCCTCGGCTCCTTCCCAAAGCCGCAAGACATCCACGCGTAAAGGGGAGGGGACCAAACGCCGGACCGATCCACAGGGGGTGGAACTGCCAGCGGAACCCGCCGCCTTGACCCCTGTTGTCTTCCGCGCAGATGCATCCGCCACACCCGAACCCCCTGCGGATGAAACGCCACAGGCCACTGGACTCACCGAGTCGGCGCAGATTGAGGTCGAGGCGTTAGCATCCGAGGTCGAGACGACAGCGCCGCCGAACCCGCCCGAGACCTCTGGCAGCCTGGAAGCAGCAGCGCCGGAGACTGCAGTCTCGGATGCACTGCCCGCCGAGGCCGAGACCGAGGCCATGGCTGAACCCCCGCCTCCCGCCGACTCTCCCCCTGCGCCAGACCCACAGCCAGTGCTGCCTCCCGTCTGGCGTCCAGCCCTATTCATCATCCATGTCACGCCTGAGCTGGCCTCGGTCGCTAAGGTCGGGGGCTTGGGCGATATGGTCTTTGGATTGACGCGGGAGCTGGCGATCCGCGGCAATCATGTCGAGATCATCCTGCCCAAATATGCCAGTCTGCGTTATGACCAGATCTATGGGCTTCAGGAGATCTATCGCGATCTTTGGGTGCCCTGGTATGAGGGCGCCATCCATTGCACTGTCTATTTCGGCTTTGTCCATGGGCGCAAATGTTTTTTCATCGAGCCGCATTCGCAGGATAATTTTTTTAATCGCCCGAGTATCTATGGTTATCACGATGATGTGATGCGGTATGCTTTCTTCTCGCGGGCAGCGATCGAGTTCATGTGGAAGACCAACAAGCATCCAGATATTATCCATTGCCACGACTGGCAAACCGCCTTGGTGCCGGTCTATCTCTATGAGCAATACCAGGCGCTCGGCATGACCCATCCGCGCGTCTGTCTGACCATCCATAACTTTGCCCACCAAGGTTTGGTCGGTCCCGAGCTATTACGTGCGACCGGTCTGCATCGACCTGAACGCTTTTTCTCCCACACCCAGCTCGGCGACCATCGTTACCCCAATACGCTCAATATTCTCAAGGGCGGGATCGTCTATTCGAACTTCGTCACCACCGTCTCACCCCGCTATGCCTTTGAAAGCAAGGACATGGGCCAAGGCTTTGGTCTAGAGCCAGTTTTGCATACGCATCACATCAAATATGGCGGAGTGGTCAATGGTGTCGATTATGATATCTGGAATCCAGAGATCGATCACCATATCCCTGTGCAATATGGCATCGATACCCTCGATCGTAAATATGACAATAAACGCGCCCTGCGCCATCGTCTTCTGCTCGCCGACAATGAAAAGGCGATCGTCGCCTTCATCGGCCGGCTCGATCCGCAAAAGGGTTTAGAACTGGTGCGCCATGCAATCTTTTACACCTTGGAGCGCGGTGCCCAGTTTGTGTTATTGGGTTCGAGCCCAGATGGACGGATCAATACCGATTTCTGGGGTCTCAAACGTATGCTCAACGATAGCCCCGATTGTCATCTCGAAATCGGTTTTGATGAGGATCTGTCGCATCTGATCTATGCCGGTGCCGACATGATCCTGGTTCCGAGCCGCTTTGAGCCCTGCGGCCTGACCCAGCTCATCGCCATGCGCTATGGAACCATCCCCATTGTGCGAGCAGTGGGTGGCTTGGCAGATACGGTATTCGACAAGGATTATTCCAGCCGTCCGCTGCATGAGCGCAATGGCTATGTCTTTAATGACTATGACAATCCTGGTCTCGAATCGGCATTAGGAAGGGCCATCGCGTGTTATCGTGACTATCCGGAACACTTCCGCGAGCTGATGAAGAATGCTATGCGCTGGGATTATTCCTGGAACCGTCCGGGTCAGGACTATCTCAATATCTATGATTATATCCGCGAATCCTGA
- a CDS encoding YceI family protein, whose translation MRDIVPAFALIATLAVTAAPASAGWTLDPEHSAITYVSIKSKDIPENNYFHEMRGQIDDRGQATLILMLDSVETLIPIRNERMREILFETANYKEATLKAQVDPKLFSELAPGQVKRLAAEGQLSLRGQTQNLTLSFLVGRLDKDRLMVATAEPVLIQAGKFSLSPAVEKLREIAGLPSISEAVPVTFVGTFVQTPAKTQ comes from the coding sequence ATGCGCGATATCGTCCCTGCATTTGCCCTGATCGCGACCCTTGCCGTGACGGCAGCACCGGCCAGTGCCGGTTGGACGCTCGATCCGGAACACTCAGCCATTACCTATGTCAGCATCAAATCCAAGGACATCCCCGAGAACAATTATTTCCACGAGATGCGCGGTCAGATCGATGATCGAGGTCAAGCGACCCTGATCCTGATGCTCGATAGCGTCGAGACCCTGATCCCGATCCGCAACGAGCGCATGCGCGAGATCCTGTTTGAGACTGCCAACTATAAAGAGGCCACCCTCAAGGCCCAGGTCGATCCCAAGCTCTTCAGTGAGCTGGCACCCGGCCAGGTCAAGCGGTTGGCGGCCGAGGGACAACTGAGCCTGCGCGGTCAGACCCAAAACCTGACCCTCTCCTTTTTGGTCGGTCGGCTCGATAAGGACCGGCTAATGGTCGCCACCGCCGAGCCGGTCCTGATTCAGGCAGGTAAGTTTAGTTTGAGTCCAGCGGTTGAAAAGCTACGCGAGATCGCCGGACTACCCAGCATCAGCGAGGCGGTGCCCGTAACCTTTGTCGGGACCTTTGTCCAGACACCCGCCAAGACCCAGTAA
- a CDS encoding nucleoside deaminase: MYEIRIALPDWVDGFLAAYQLYPTDDEGRMQLVLALARENIRAGTGGPFAAAVFGRGDGRLIAIGVNRVVASRCSLAHAEMVAIGLAQQQLGHYDLAAAAPGGCVLYTSAEPCAMCMGAIPWAGLQRVVIAARDMDARAAGFDEGDKPQDWLAAYARRGIEVVSDLLRAEAAAVLAHYARLGGEIYGPRADP, from the coding sequence ATGTATGAGATCCGCATTGCCCTACCAGACTGGGTCGATGGATTCCTGGCTGCCTACCAGCTCTATCCAACGGATGATGAGGGACGCATGCAGTTGGTCTTAGCGCTTGCGCGCGAAAACATTCGCGCCGGGACTGGCGGACCCTTTGCGGCGGCGGTCTTCGGGCGAGGCGATGGACGTCTGATTGCCATTGGTGTCAACCGGGTCGTGGCCTCCCGCTGTTCGTTGGCCCATGCCGAGATGGTGGCCATCGGCCTTGCCCAGCAGCAGCTGGGGCACTATGACCTCGCTGCGGCGGCTCCCGGGGGCTGTGTGCTCTATACCAGCGCCGAGCCCTGCGCCATGTGCATGGGGGCCATCCCCTGGGCGGGGCTCCAGCGGGTGGTGATCGCTGCGCGTGATATGGATGCCCGCGCCGCGGGGTTCGACGAGGGGGATAAACCCCAAGATTGGCTGGCGGCCTATGCCAGGCGCGGGATTGAAGTGGTCAGCGACCTCTTGCGCGCCGAGGCCGCGGCGGTCCTCGCCCACTATGCCCGGTTAGGCGGTGAGATCTATGGACCCCGTGCCGATCCCTGA
- a CDS encoding Hsp70 family protein has translation MSGRYAIGIDLGTTHCALAWVDSEHSEGERVVLEVLPIPQLVAPGAVEARPLLPSFLYLPHPDEFQAGDLSLPWPSDPNRIVGELARAQGSTTPIRLVASAKSWLCHPEVDRRAPILPPGVPAEIPQVSPFAASVQYLDHLRQAWNEAHPYAPLEALEVTVTVPASFDPAARELTAEAAHTVGIAHLVLLEEPQAALYSWIQETQGGWRRQVRVGDVILVVDVGGGTTDLSLIAVTEQEGALELTRVAVGEHILLGGDNMDLALAYGLKDKLKANGVELDRWQMQALTYACRQAKETLLADPELERLPVVVPSRSSRLIGGSIRTELTRAEVETSLLEGFFPRVEVTSRPAMRPRAALTTLGLPYAHDPAITRHLAAFLSRQSGATQELAGFIAQPAESSFLRPTAVLFNGGVFKAEVLQERVMAVLNTWLDAEGAPPARRLSAHDLDHAVAKGAAFYTYIRRHGGMRIRGGTSHSYYVGVESAMPAVPGMEPELQALCLVPFGLEEGSPPVAPPQEFGLIVGEPVRFRFFGSSVRRTDQVGDLLDSWEEGELFELAEIQTTLNAEGRKPGEIVAVRLQAAVTEVGTLELTAIPVDGGDERWRVAFNTRGQMG, from the coding sequence ATGAGCGGGCGTTATGCGATCGGGATCGATCTCGGCACCACTCACTGTGCACTCGCCTGGGTCGATAGCGAGCACAGCGAGGGCGAGCGGGTCGTCCTTGAGGTCTTGCCCATTCCTCAACTCGTCGCGCCTGGCGCAGTCGAGGCACGCCCCCTGCTGCCTTCGTTCTTGTATCTGCCACATCCCGATGAGTTTCAGGCGGGGGATCTCAGTCTGCCTTGGCCGTCTGACCCCAACCGGATCGTGGGTGAACTGGCGCGTGCCCAGGGCAGCACGACACCTATCCGCCTGGTCGCCAGCGCCAAGAGCTGGCTCTGTCACCCCGAGGTCGATCGCAGGGCCCCGATCCTACCGCCCGGTGTACCCGCTGAGATCCCCCAGGTCTCGCCCTTTGCGGCGAGCGTCCAGTATTTGGATCATCTGCGCCAGGCCTGGAACGAGGCCCATCCCTATGCCCCGCTTGAGGCGCTCGAGGTCACGGTCACGGTGCCGGCCTCTTTTGACCCGGCGGCGCGCGAGTTGACGGCTGAGGCCGCGCACACCGTTGGCATCGCGCATCTGGTATTGCTAGAAGAGCCGCAGGCAGCGCTCTATAGCTGGATTCAAGAGACCCAGGGCGGCTGGCGGCGCCAGGTCAGGGTGGGGGACGTGATCTTGGTGGTCGATGTCGGCGGCGGCACAACGGATTTATCGCTGATCGCGGTCACCGAGCAGGAGGGAGCGCTAGAACTCACCCGGGTTGCGGTGGGCGAGCATATCCTGCTGGGCGGCGACAACATGGATCTGGCCTTGGCGTACGGGCTCAAGGATAAGCTCAAGGCCAATGGGGTCGAGCTCGATCGCTGGCAGATGCAGGCATTGACCTACGCCTGCCGCCAGGCCAAGGAGACCCTGCTCGCTGACCCCGAGCTCGAGCGCCTGCCGGTGGTGGTCCCCAGCCGCAGCTCGCGGCTGATCGGGGGCAGCATCCGTACCGAGCTCACCCGCGCCGAAGTCGAGACCAGCCTGCTCGAAGGCTTTTTCCCTAGGGTTGAGGTGACCAGCCGTCCGGCGATGCGTCCCCGCGCGGCGCTCACCACCCTGGGCCTGCCTTATGCCCATGACCCGGCGATCACACGTCATCTGGCGGCATTCTTGAGCCGGCAGAGCGGGGCAACCCAGGAGCTTGCCGGATTCATCGCCCAGCCTGCCGAATCCTCTTTCCTGCGCCCGACTGCCGTGCTCTTCAACGGTGGGGTCTTCAAGGCCGAGGTCCTGCAAGAGCGAGTGATGGCGGTATTGAATACCTGGCTGGATGCCGAGGGTGCGCCGCCGGCGCGCAGGCTGTCAGCCCATGACCTCGATCACGCGGTCGCCAAGGGCGCGGCCTTTTATACCTATATCCGGCGTCACGGCGGGATGCGCATCCGCGGCGGGACCTCGCATAGCTATTATGTTGGGGTCGAGAGCGCCATGCCCGCGGTTCCCGGGATGGAGCCCGAGCTTCAGGCGCTCTGTCTGGTGCCCTTCGGTCTGGAAGAGGGTTCGCCGCCGGTCGCTCCGCCCCAAGAGTTCGGTCTGATCGTTGGGGAACCGGTGCGTTTCCGCTTCTTTGGTTCGAGCGTACGCCGTACCGACCAAGTGGGCGATCTCCTCGACTCTTGGGAAGAGGGCGAGCTCTTTGAACTTGCCGAGATTCAGACCACCTTGAACGCCGAGGGGCGCAAGCCCGGGGAGATCGTCGCGGTGCGCCTCCAGGCGGCGGTGACCGAGGTCGGGACCCTCGAACTGACCGCCATCCCCGTGGACGGTGGGGATGAGCGCTGGCGGGTTGCCTTCAATACCCGGGGGCAGATGGGGTGA
- a CDS encoding PhoH family protein yields MIRRKNDKPCLFVLDTNVLMHDPTCLFRFQEHDIFIPMVVLEELDRAKKGVSEVARNVRQASRFFDQLMCHADKSEIDAGLPLAPASVGGGITHPPTGRLFFQTEPLEIHLPDSLPGATPDNTILGIAQSLRTKRTDRQVIIVSKDINLRIKAAVLGIPAEDYSNDQVLEDADLLYTGLEILTPDFWEHHARAIESWQEQGRTFYRISGPEIVGWYSAQCIAYGEEGEFEAMVRDKPSPTEAIVELVENYRLPRHSVWGINARNREQNFALNMLMNPELDFVTLLGGAGTGKTLLALAAGLAQVLERNLYREIIMTRVTVPVGEDIGFLPGTEEEKMTPWMGALMDNLEVLTRPEGGDWERAATNDLVRNRIRISSLNFMRGRTFLNKYIILDEAQNLTPKQMKTLITRAGPGTKFVCLGNISQIDTPYLTETTSGLTYVVDRFKHWPHSGHITLIRGERSRLADFASQEL; encoded by the coding sequence ATGATCCGACGCAAGAATGACAAGCCCTGTCTGTTCGTGCTCGACACCAATGTCCTGATGCATGACCCCACCTGTCTGTTCCGTTTTCAGGAACATGACATCTTCATCCCCATGGTCGTGCTCGAGGAATTGGATCGCGCCAAGAAAGGCGTCTCCGAGGTTGCGCGCAACGTCCGGCAGGCGAGCCGTTTTTTTGATCAGCTCATGTGCCATGCCGACAAGTCCGAGATCGACGCGGGTCTGCCCTTGGCTCCAGCCTCGGTCGGCGGTGGGATTACCCACCCGCCGACCGGACGCCTGTTTTTTCAGACCGAGCCCCTGGAGATCCATCTGCCGGATTCGCTGCCCGGCGCTACCCCAGACAACACCATCCTGGGGATCGCCCAGTCCCTGCGTACTAAGCGCACCGACCGTCAGGTGATCATCGTTTCCAAGGATATCAACCTGCGGATCAAGGCCGCGGTGCTCGGTATCCCCGCCGAGGACTATTCAAACGATCAGGTGCTTGAGGATGCCGATCTGCTCTATACCGGGCTTGAGATCCTAACGCCTGACTTTTGGGAGCACCATGCACGTGCGATCGAGTCCTGGCAAGAACAAGGCCGGACCTTTTACCGGATCAGCGGCCCAGAGATCGTGGGCTGGTATTCAGCGCAGTGCATCGCCTATGGCGAGGAGGGCGAGTTCGAGGCCATGGTGCGCGATAAACCAAGTCCCACCGAGGCCATCGTTGAACTGGTCGAGAACTACCGCCTGCCGCGACATAGTGTCTGGGGGATCAATGCGCGCAACCGCGAGCAGAACTTTGCGCTCAACATGCTGATGAACCCCGAGCTTGACTTCGTCACCCTGCTTGGCGGCGCGGGTACCGGCAAGACCCTGTTGGCGCTGGCCGCTGGTCTTGCTCAGGTCCTGGAGCGCAATCTCTATCGCGAGATCATCATGACGCGGGTCACTGTCCCCGTCGGGGAGGACATTGGCTTCTTGCCGGGGACCGAGGAGGAAAAGATGACCCCCTGGATGGGCGCGCTCATGGACAATCTCGAGGTCCTCACCCGCCCCGAGGGGGGCGACTGGGAGCGCGCCGCGACCAATGACCTGGTGCGCAACCGCATCCGCATCTCATCGCTCAATTTCATGCGCGGGCGCACCTTTTTGAATAAATACATCATCCTCGACGAGGCGCAGAACCTTACCCCCAAACAGATGAAGACGCTGATTACCCGCGCCGGTCCAGGCACCAAGTTCGTGTGTCTCGGCAACATCAGCCAGATCGACACCCCCTATCTGACCGAGACCACCTCGGGGCTGACCTATGTGGTCGATCGCTTCAAGCATTGGCCACACAGCGGGCATATCACCCTGATTCGTGGGGAGCGCTCGCGCCTGGCCGATTTCGCCTCACAGGAGCTCTGA
- a CDS encoding alpha-amylase family glycosyl hydrolase, giving the protein MKIYNLFPRLVGRLSNWSPHLERAADMGFDWLFINPIQQVGRSASLYSIADYFRINPEFIDRRSKSSPDDQVRAMIAEAERLGLRVMIDLVLNHCAIDAPLVEEHPDWFVHNAGRVVNPFCVEADGTKIVWYDLAQFDHLHSPDRQGLEAFFQQVIDHLAGLGFAGFRCDAAYQVPTELWERLIARTRRSYPDILFVAETLGCSPEQTLATAKAGFDAIFNSAKWWDFEGDWLLEQYELTRRVVPSIGFPESHDTERLFCESGYNPHAMRQRYLFTALFATGVMIPIGFEYGFSTRLDVVNTQPDQWEAINLDLTHEIAQINQIKDRYPVLHSEGPIERIASTNPAVLILHKSHPAGQGEALIILNKDPWNRQRIWIENLYHHIRTPGPLRDVSLEWVMDYLPTPFEFELAPGMGRVLVIEPV; this is encoded by the coding sequence ATGAAGATCTATAATCTCTTTCCCCGCCTGGTGGGTCGTTTAAGCAACTGGTCGCCACATCTCGAACGCGCGGCTGATATGGGTTTCGATTGGTTGTTCATCAATCCCATCCAGCAGGTTGGACGCTCGGCAAGCCTTTATTCGATCGCAGATTATTTCCGTATCAATCCCGAGTTTATTGACCGGCGTTCTAAGTCCAGCCCAGATGACCAGGTGCGGGCCATGATCGCGGAGGCCGAGCGTCTGGGGCTCAGGGTGATGATCGACCTTGTACTGAATCATTGCGCCATCGATGCCCCTTTGGTCGAAGAACATCCTGACTGGTTCGTGCATAATGCGGGTCGGGTGGTCAATCCCTTCTGTGTCGAGGCCGATGGCACCAAGATTGTGTGGTATGACCTTGCGCAATTTGATCATCTGCATTCCCCTGATCGTCAGGGATTGGAGGCGTTTTTTCAGCAAGTGATCGATCACCTGGCTGGGCTCGGTTTTGCTGGCTTTCGCTGCGATGCTGCCTATCAGGTCCCAACCGAGTTGTGGGAGCGTTTGATCGCGCGCACCCGACGATCATATCCGGATATTCTGTTTGTCGCCGAGACCCTCGGCTGCTCGCCCGAGCAGACGCTGGCAACGGCGAAGGCGGGGTTCGACGCCATCTTCAATAGCGCCAAGTGGTGGGACTTCGAAGGGGATTGGCTGCTCGAACAATACGAACTGACCCGCCGGGTCGTGCCTTCGATCGGTTTCCCCGAGAGCCATGACACCGAGCGGCTGTTTTGTGAATCTGGCTATAACCCTCATGCCATGCGCCAGCGCTATCTATTCACTGCGCTCTTTGCTACCGGTGTCATGATCCCGATCGGATTCGAATATGGCTTCTCGACCCGTCTGGACGTCGTGAATACCCAGCCCGATCAATGGGAGGCCATCAATCTCGATCTCACCCATGAGATTGCCCAGATCAACCAGATCAAGGATCGCTATCCGGTCTTGCACAGCGAAGGGCCGATCGAGCGGATCGCCAGCACCAATCCCGCCGTTTTGATCCTCCACAAGTCGCATCCGGCGGGCCAGGGCGAGGCACTCATCATCCTCAACAAAGACCCTTGGAATCGGCAGCGGATCTGGATCGAGAATCTCTATCACCATATCCGCACCCCTGGCCCCTTGCGCGATGTCTCGCTGGAATGGGTCATGGATTATCTGCCCACCCCCTTTGAGTTTGAGCTTGCGCCAGGCATGGGAAGGGTCTTGGTGATCGAGCCGGTATGA
- a CDS encoding DUF2760 domain-containing protein, which produces MPVSVQSIWQWLAAALAQGQKYLEASVLPWLKQRALDLAHWLREVWDQAQPVLQRLQIAWRLSMRILPDPGFAQTAAGLLDGTQSTPTQPVAPPPPPAAARLLQESLPDSALILLSLLQKEGRFVDFIQEDIRLYSDEEVGRGARVVHQGCRRIIAEYFTLAPVRAEPEGSRITLEPGFDASAIRPTGNLVGNPPFTGTLAHRGWRVIEIRLPKIVSSHDPHIIAAAEIEL; this is translated from the coding sequence ATGCCGGTTTCGGTTCAGTCTATCTGGCAATGGCTCGCTGCTGCCCTTGCCCAAGGGCAAAAATACCTCGAAGCATCCGTTTTACCCTGGCTCAAACAGCGTGCGCTCGATCTCGCCCATTGGTTGCGGGAAGTCTGGGACCAGGCCCAGCCGGTGTTACAACGGCTTCAGATCGCCTGGCGGCTGAGCATGCGCATCCTACCTGACCCGGGGTTTGCCCAAACCGCCGCCGGGCTACTCGATGGGACGCAGTCAACTCCCACCCAGCCGGTGGCGCCGCCACCGCCCCCTGCTGCCGCCAGGCTGCTGCAAGAAAGCCTGCCAGATTCAGCCCTGATCCTGCTAAGTCTCCTGCAAAAGGAAGGCCGGTTCGTCGATTTCATCCAAGAGGACATCCGGCTCTACTCGGATGAAGAGGTCGGGCGCGGCGCGCGCGTGGTCCATCAGGGTTGCCGCCGGATCATTGCCGAGTATTTCACCTTGGCGCCAGTGCGCGCTGAGCCCGAGGGCAGCCGCATTACCCTGGAGCCCGGCTTCGATGCCTCCGCCATCCGTCCCACTGGAAACCTGGTTGGTAACCCACCGTTCACAGGCACGCTGGCGCATCGCGGCTGGCGGGTGATCGAGATCCGGCTGCCCAAGATCGTGAGCAGTCATGATCCACACATCATCGCTGCAGCGGAGATCGAATTATGA
- a CDS encoding UDP-2,3-diacylglucosamine diphosphatase — protein MIRQTNDEGLADGGESLFISDLHLGVDRPEILACFLRFLEGRARAAQRLYILGDLFDVWIGDDDLNPFNQRVIQALRDLTLSGTACALLRGNRDFLLGRRFARLTGCVLLSDPHRVLIGGESTLLMHGDLLCTQDLDYQRLRRRLRNPVVQWLFLHRPLAKRQATADAYRQLSASAIAEKPLTIMDVEQKTVERYLRRHRAQRLIHGHTHRPEDHVFSLEGRPVERLVLAEWRDGVGEVLSHSAHGWQREVVR, from the coding sequence GTGATCAGACAGACGAATGACGAGGGCCTTGCCGATGGGGGAGAGTCGCTGTTTATCTCAGATCTCCATCTTGGCGTCGACCGACCCGAGATCCTGGCTTGTTTCCTGCGTTTTCTAGAGGGGCGGGCGCGCGCCGCCCAACGGCTCTATATCCTCGGAGACCTCTTCGATGTCTGGATCGGGGACGATGACCTCAATCCCTTCAACCAGAGAGTGATCCAGGCGTTGCGAGATCTTACCCTCTCGGGTACGGCCTGCGCCCTGCTGCGCGGCAATCGTGATTTTCTGCTCGGTCGGCGCTTTGCCCGGCTCACCGGTTGTGTGCTGTTGTCTGACCCCCATCGGGTCCTGATCGGTGGCGAATCGACCCTATTGATGCATGGTGATTTGCTCTGCACCCAGGACCTGGACTATCAGCGCCTGCGTCGGCGTCTGCGCAACCCAGTGGTCCAGTGGCTGTTTTTGCATCGCCCCCTCGCCAAGCGCCAGGCGACCGCCGATGCCTACCGGCAGTTGAGCGCCTCTGCCATCGCCGAAAAGCCCCTGACCATCATGGATGTCGAGCAAAAGACCGTCGAGCGTTATCTACGCCGCCATCGGGCCCAACGCCTGATCCACGGCCATACCCATCGCCCAGAGGATCATGTCTTTTCGCTTGAGGGACGACCCGTCGAGCGCCTGGTGCTCGCCGAATGGCGCGATGGGGTCGGAGAGGTCTTGAGCCATTCGGCACACGGCTGGCAGCGGGAGGTCGTGCGCTGA
- a CDS encoding L,D-transpeptidase codes for MNPTDRVLGWTFVALYLTACAHAPARPEPEEARETRWQIGQYIEESSTTQMPAAHPEPGPSGIKQRQLVISLAQQRFVYREDGTLVRSGPVSSGAPGHSTPKGRFRVLSKDPEKVSSRYTNQLGMPAWMPYAIQFHGHYFLHEGWLPGHPDSHGCVRLHEADARFLFERLQPGDPILIRD; via the coding sequence ATGAATCCGACCGACCGGGTGCTCGGCTGGACATTCGTTGCCCTCTATCTGACCGCTTGCGCTCATGCACCGGCGCGCCCTGAGCCGGAGGAGGCGCGCGAGACCCGTTGGCAGATAGGCCAATATATAGAGGAGAGTTCGACGACACAGATGCCAGCCGCTCACCCTGAACCTGGGCCTTCTGGGATCAAGCAGCGTCAGCTGGTGATCTCGCTGGCGCAACAGCGTTTTGTCTATCGCGAAGACGGGACGCTGGTCCGCAGCGGTCCGGTTTCCTCAGGCGCCCCTGGTCATTCGACCCCCAAGGGTCGCTTTCGGGTCTTGAGCAAGGACCCAGAGAAGGTGTCATCGCGCTATACGAACCAGCTCGGCATGCCAGCCTGGATGCCCTACGCCATCCAGTTCCATGGGCATTATTTTCTGCATGAGGGCTGGTTGCCCGGGCATCCAGATTCGCACGGCTGTGTCCGGCTGCATGAAGCAGATGCTCGATTCCTCTTTGAACGCCTCCAGCCTGGCGATCCCATTCTGATCCGTGACTAG
- a CDS encoding ankyrin repeat domain-containing protein: MSIPKAALLILTLLLAACSEPAPPTLNLYRAVAIGDLDQIKRHLHWGTDLNQADAAGDEPLHVAARQGNVASARLLLGGGADPQRRNVQGRTPLQLALIHGKTRVAELLKDQGVPIDSQTLLIELAGMGVANRDSFEFLLRQGAHLNLPVPSGETALTAAILGGHLETAARLILLGADVNQSNAKGQRPLDLARSQLGPRRDDRARISELLERNGALPGDQEGGRGDQTDE, from the coding sequence ATGTCCATCCCAAAAGCCGCCCTGCTGATCCTCACACTCCTGCTCGCCGCCTGTAGCGAGCCCGCACCTCCCACCCTCAATCTCTACCGCGCGGTTGCCATCGGCGATCTGGATCAGATCAAGCGCCATCTCCACTGGGGCACGGACCTCAACCAGGCGGATGCCGCAGGCGATGAGCCGCTGCATGTCGCGGCGCGCCAGGGCAATGTTGCGAGCGCCCGCCTGCTGCTTGGCGGCGGTGCCGATCCCCAGCGCCGTAATGTCCAGGGTCGTACCCCATTGCAATTGGCACTGATCCACGGCAAGACGCGGGTTGCCGAGCTCTTGAAAGACCAGGGGGTGCCCATCGATTCCCAGACGCTCTTGATCGAGCTGGCAGGCATGGGCGTAGCCAATCGCGATAGCTTCGAGTTTCTCTTGCGCCAAGGGGCACACCTCAATCTCCCGGTTCCAAGCGGTGAGACGGCCCTGACCGCAGCCATTCTGGGTGGTCATCTCGAGACGGCGGCGCGCTTGATCCTCTTGGGTGCCGATGTCAATCAGTCAAACGCTAAAGGTCAAAGGCCGCTCGATCTTGCCCGCTCCCAGCTCGGGCCTAGGCGCGACGACCGTGCGCGTATCAGCGAGCTTTTAGAGCGCAACGGGGCGCTGCCAGGGGATCAGGAAGGGGGCAGAGGTGATCAGACAGACGAATGA